One Helianthus annuus cultivar XRQ/B chromosome 12, HanXRQr2.0-SUNRISE, whole genome shotgun sequence genomic region harbors:
- the LOC110893170 gene encoding protein PHLOEM PROTEIN 2-LIKE A10, which yields MDTDLVKKCLNYTQKRKKWLILLAALGFSTYGAIRVYNLPSVVKKRERFVKVVSAIASIAELLGESAETLGVVSKDLKEFIQSDSDEIPNSLRQLSKITKSNEVSESIVSVTRALTVGILRGYRVGARKGDPGGNAFADRALDKLFSPAGSGFVSVIVGSFAKNMVMAIGYEFNRSSSSSSSSSSVQKWVDVIAEEKCKRLIGDCIQQFVSTLVTVYLDKTMDVNPYDQILEGLTNPKHNEKVKDLLSTFCNGAIETLVKTSHEVISNPNGKELVLNGGIKSRKSESEGFVSRISSTLAVPSNRKLVLDMTGRVTFATVRSFLDFFLEQLSTGVKRKVDVVHEEAVDRGREVYRYVSTKSYAVMTICLSVWLHVLSSPWSFASA from the coding sequence ATGGATACAGATCTTgtgaaaaagtgtttaaattaCACACAAAAGAGAAAGAAATGGTTAATTTTGCTTGCAGCCTTAGGGTTTTCAACATATGGTGCAATTAGGGTTTATAACTTACCCTCTGTTGTCAAAAAGAGGGAAAGATTCGTCAAGGTTGTTAGCGCGATAGCCTCGATAGCCGAATTGCTAGGCGAATCGGCCGAGACGTTAGGAGTGGTGTCAAAGGATCTTAAGGAGTTTATACAGTCGGATTCGGATGAAATCCCCAATAGTTTGAGGCAATTGTCTAAGATTACCAAGTCGAATGAGGTTTCGGAGTCGATTGTTAGTGTGACCCGCGCGTTAACGGTTGGGATATTgagggggtatagggttggggcTAGGAAAGGTGATCCGGGGGGTAATGCGTTTGCGGATAGGGCGTTGGATAAGCTGTTTTCGCCGGCTGGGTCTGGTTTTGTTTCGGTTATTGTTGGGAGTTTTGCGAAGAATATGGTTATGGCGATTGGGTATGAGTTTAATCGTTCGAGTAGTTCGAGTTCAAGTTCAAGTTCGGTGCAAAAGTGGGTGGATGTGATAGCCGAAGAAAAATGTAAACGACTGATCGGGGATTGTATTCAGCAGTTTGTGAGCACGTTGGTGACGGTTTACCTTGATAAAACGATGGATGTCAACCCGTATGACCAGATCTTGGAGGGTTTAACGAACCCTAAACACAATGAAAAAGTTAAAGATTTGTTATCAACATTCTGCAATGGTGCGATAGAGACGCTTGTCAAGACTTCCCACGAAGTTATATCGAATCCTAACGGGAAAGAACTGGTTTTGAACGGTGGAATTAAATCAAGAAAAAGCGAGAGTGAGGGGTTCGTGAGCAGGATTTCTTCAACGTTAGCGGTTCCAAGTAACAGAAAGCTTGTGCTTGATATGACCGGAAGGGTGACATTTGCAACCGTTAGATCATTCTTGGACTTTTTCTTGGAGCAGCTATCAACGGGTGTGAAACGGAAGGTGGACGTTGTTCATGAAGAAGCGGTTGACAGAGGGCGTGAAGTTTACAGGTATGTGAGTACGAAATCGTATGCTGTTATGACTATATGCCTTTCTGTTTGGTTGCATGTGTTAAGCAGTCCTTGGAGTTTTGCATCAGCGTAA
- the LOC110895431 gene encoding tyrosyl-DNA phosphodiesterase 1-like, producing MQDFPWKHGGSDKGSGFESDLIDYLSALKWPEFFVQFPERGNFSLNSSFFKKFDYSKVTVRLIAFVPGYHSGLNIKKWGHMKIRSVLQDCVFDKEMGTHEDPFSSTGSNIYQADVETDEVYAQMTLQPLTPQEQKDTFLPVELGTLSR from the exons ATGCAAGATTTCCCGTGGAAACACGGCGGTTCAGATAAAGGAAGTGGATTTGAATCTGATCTTATTGATTATCTTAGTGCACTAAAG TGGCCTGAGTTTTTTGTTCAATTCCCTGAACGAGGCAACTTCAGCCTCAATTCATCTTTTTTTAAGAAATTTGATTACAGCAAAGTAACG GTGAGGTTAATAGCTTTTGTACCCGGATATCATTCAGGTTTAAATATAAAGAAATGGGGACACATGAAGATCCGTTCAGTTCTACAGGATTGTGTTTTTGATAAAGAAATGGGGACACATGAAGATCCGTTCAGTTCTACAGGTTCAAATATATATCAG GCGGATGTTGAAACGGACGAGGTGTATGCCCAAATGACGTTGCAGCCGTTGACCCCT CAAGAACAAAAGGATACATTTCTTCCGGTTGAGCTGGGAACTCTAAGCAGATAG